Within Desulfomonilaceae bacterium, the genomic segment CAGGATCCACTGAGTAGACTCGAATTTCCTATCGATCAATGGTTTTTTGGAGGGGATTACGAGTATTTGTCCAGATTTTGGTCAGCACGGTTTGAGAGTTGGGTCAACATCAACAAAGAGAGCCTGTCCCGGATGCACGACAGCGACTGGGATGACGAACACCAGCCTTTCCAGAAGACGATCTTCAGTGAATCAAACTGCCGCCTGAACAGTGGATGGTTGCTCGACCTGAGAATCTGCTTGAACCCTGAAATATCGATTTTCAAGACCGCAAGGCCCATAATGGGAGTGAGGTATCAGACTTTCTCATTTACCACGCACGATGGTTATCAGGTAAGTCTTGACGGGGGTTCAACCGATCTACCTGGGGACGGGATAGATTTTAACCAGACTTTTTACCAGTATTACCTTGGACTGGCAGTCCAAACTCAACTCAACACATCAGGAATTTTCAGGCGATTCCCCACTACGGACCTTGAGGTGGCAGCAGACTATGCTTTGGTCACGGCGAAAAATCAGGATCTGCATCTGCTACGTTCAGGCCAACGTATAACCGTCGAAAACACAAGCGGACACTGTTGGCATCTTGGCGCTACTGCTTCCTGGAATATGCGTCGTAACGTGAAGGCGATGATCGATGTAGACTTTAAACGGATAGTCACGAATGGTGGGCATCAACTCACAAACAGCCTGTTCAACGTTGACTTCTCGTTTGATGGATCCAAGGTCTGGTCCGATCAGTTTTCAGTAACGGCCTCAACTGAATTAATCTTCTGGTAAAACGATTCAAGAACTAATCATTTGATCGGGGTAATCTGGAATTCAGGGGGAAGTTTACAGTTATGTCTATGCGTGGAACAGCTTCGGTAAACGAACCGAGCGTCAGAAGAAGATACCAAACTCCATGCCGTAAAGGGCCCAATTTAGATTAAGATCCCAAGTCTGGCCGAACGTAGGAAGAAGGCTTGCACCGGCATTGCTTGTATCGGTATTGCTACCGCTGATTGACAGGGTGGTACGTTCATATTTTAGTCGTGAAAACAGGTCGAAGCGATAGATCTGAGGTCTGAAAACGAGTGCGGCCCCGACACTAGTCCATGGCGATCCCTTTAAGGGAAAATCGGCCCAGGCTTCGAAATGCACAGGAAATCCTAAAATCTCAGGTGGCACATATCTGATGTAGGCTCCGATGGTAGCAGGAGCTGTACTTTCAAAATAAATATTGGTATTTCCCTTGGGATCTGAGTATTTAGTAGGGAAGTTGTTAAACCTGAAAAATGGGCTGTTCAACGACCATTTGGTCGCTACTCCAGC encodes:
- a CDS encoding omptin family outer membrane protease, with protein sequence MVNRLRVVIWTTAVILSYTLFVAPPVAAQSPSPLDVLSDLVSEVRAPDWRYSIGVKKFFNSFTSYQFPNPFPPNQDPLSRLEFPIDQWFFGGDYEYLSRFWSARFESWVNINKESLSRMHDSDWDDEHQPFQKTIFSESNCRLNSGWLLDLRICLNPEISIFKTARPIMGVRYQTFSFTTHDGYQVSLDGGSTDLPGDGIDFNQTFYQYYLGLAVQTQLNTSGIFRRFPTTDLEVAADYALVTAKNQDLHLLRSGQRITVENTSGHCWHLGATASWNMRRNVKAMIDVDFKRIVTNGGHQLTNSLFNVDFSFDGSKVWSDQFSVTASTELIFW